One window of Cygnus atratus isolate AKBS03 ecotype Queensland, Australia chromosome 17, CAtr_DNAZoo_HiC_assembly, whole genome shotgun sequence genomic DNA carries:
- the ASPHD2 gene encoding aspartate beta-hydroxylase domain-containing protein 2 isoform X1 has protein sequence MVWVPLRTARTDRRAPLRANRCANMSVEWLVDWSWSLDGLRDFIATGIQSFRDCDATALAAVACLLVLFVWYCYHVGREQPRAYTTVNALMQSAEANGVQNGYVYCHSPECVRCTHHDGLNQKLYHNLQEYAKRYSWSGMGRIHKGIREQGRYLNSRPSIQKPEVFFLPDLPTMPYFARDAQKHDVELLERNFQTILCEFETLYKAFSNCSLPQGWKMNSTPSGEWFTFYLVNQGMCVPRNCRRCPRTYRLLGSLRTCIGNNVFGNACISVLSPGTVIAEHYGPTNIRIRCHLGLKTPSNCELVVGGEPQCWAEGRCLLFDDSFLHTAFHEGPPEEGPRVVFMVDLWHPNVAAAERQALDFIFAPGR, from the exons ATGGTGTGGGTGCCCCTGAGGACCGCCAGGACTGACCGCCGGGCCCCCCTGCGCGCCAACCGCTGCGCCAACATGTCTGTGGAGTGGCTGGTGGACTGGAGCTGGTCCCTGGACGGCCTCCGGGATTTCATCGCCACGGGCATCCAGTCCTTCCGGGACTGCGACGCCACCGCCCTGGCCGCCGTCGCCTGCCTGCTGGTCCTGTTCGTGTGGTACTGCTACCACGTGGGGCGGGAGCAGCCCCGTGCCTACACCACCGTCAACGCCCTGATGCAGAGCGCCGAGGCCAACGGCGTGCAGAACGGGTACGTCTACTGCCACTCGCCCGAGTGCGTGCGCTGCACGCACCACGACGGGCTCAACCAGAAACTCTACCACAACCTGCAGGAGTATGCCAAGCGCTACTCCTGGTCCGGCATGGGCAGGATCCACAAGGGCATCCGCGAGCAGGGCCGCTACCTCAACAGCCGGCCGTCCATCCAGAAGCCAGAAGTCTTCTTCCTGCCGGACTTGCCGACCATGCCCTACTTCGCCCGGGACGCTCAAAAGCACGACGTGGAGTTGCTGGAGCGCAACTTCCAGACCATCCTGTGCGAGTTTGAGACCCTCTACAAAGCTTTCTCAAACTGCAGCCTCCCGCAAGGATGGAAAATGAACAGCACGCCCAGCGGGGAGTGGTTCACCTTCTACCTGGTGAACCAGGGCATGTGCGTGCCCAGGAACTGCAGGAGATGCCCACGGACGTACCGCTTGCTCGGCAGCCTTCGCACCTGCATTGGCAACAATGTCTTTGGGAACGCTTGCATCTCCGTGCTGAGCCCGGGCACCGTCATTGCGGAGCACTACGGACCCACCAACATCCGCATCCGCTGCCACCTAG GTCTGAAGACCCCCAGCAACTGCGAGCTCGTGGTGGGGGGCGAGCCGCAGTGCTGGGCGGAGGGGCGCTGCCTGCTCTTCGACGACTCCTTCCTGCACACCGCCTTTCACGAAG GTCCCCCGGAGGAGGGTCCCCGCGTGGTCTTCATGGTGGATCTGTGGCACCCCAACGTGGCAGCCGCCGAGCGCCAAGCCCTCGACTTCATCTTCGCCCCGGGACGCTGA
- the ASPHD2 gene encoding aspartate beta-hydroxylase domain-containing protein 2 isoform X2: MVWVPLRTARTDRRAPLRANRCANMSVEWLVDWSWSLDGLRDFIATGIQSFRDCDATALAAVACLLVLFVWYCYHVGREQPRAYTTVNALMQSAEANGVQNGYVYCHSPECVRCTHHDGLNQKLYHNLQEYAKRYSWSGMGRIHKGIREQGRYLNSRPSIQKPEVFFLPDLPTMPYFARDAQKHDVELLERNFQTILCEFETLYKAFSNCSLPQGWKMNSTPSGEWFTFYLVNQGMCVPRNCRRCPRTYRLLGSLRTCIGNNVFGNACISVLSPGTVIAEHYGPTNIRIRCHLGLKTPSNCELVVGGEPQCWAEGRCLLFDDSFLHTAFHEE; the protein is encoded by the exons ATGGTGTGGGTGCCCCTGAGGACCGCCAGGACTGACCGCCGGGCCCCCCTGCGCGCCAACCGCTGCGCCAACATGTCTGTGGAGTGGCTGGTGGACTGGAGCTGGTCCCTGGACGGCCTCCGGGATTTCATCGCCACGGGCATCCAGTCCTTCCGGGACTGCGACGCCACCGCCCTGGCCGCCGTCGCCTGCCTGCTGGTCCTGTTCGTGTGGTACTGCTACCACGTGGGGCGGGAGCAGCCCCGTGCCTACACCACCGTCAACGCCCTGATGCAGAGCGCCGAGGCCAACGGCGTGCAGAACGGGTACGTCTACTGCCACTCGCCCGAGTGCGTGCGCTGCACGCACCACGACGGGCTCAACCAGAAACTCTACCACAACCTGCAGGAGTATGCCAAGCGCTACTCCTGGTCCGGCATGGGCAGGATCCACAAGGGCATCCGCGAGCAGGGCCGCTACCTCAACAGCCGGCCGTCCATCCAGAAGCCAGAAGTCTTCTTCCTGCCGGACTTGCCGACCATGCCCTACTTCGCCCGGGACGCTCAAAAGCACGACGTGGAGTTGCTGGAGCGCAACTTCCAGACCATCCTGTGCGAGTTTGAGACCCTCTACAAAGCTTTCTCAAACTGCAGCCTCCCGCAAGGATGGAAAATGAACAGCACGCCCAGCGGGGAGTGGTTCACCTTCTACCTGGTGAACCAGGGCATGTGCGTGCCCAGGAACTGCAGGAGATGCCCACGGACGTACCGCTTGCTCGGCAGCCTTCGCACCTGCATTGGCAACAATGTCTTTGGGAACGCTTGCATCTCCGTGCTGAGCCCGGGCACCGTCATTGCGGAGCACTACGGACCCACCAACATCCGCATCCGCTGCCACCTAG GTCTGAAGACCCCCAGCAACTGCGAGCTCGTGGTGGGGGGCGAGCCGCAGTGCTGGGCGGAGGGGCGCTGCCTGCTCTTCGACGACTCCTTCCTGCACACCGCCTTTCACGAAG AATAG
- the HPS4 gene encoding BLOC-3 complex member HPS4: MARPGPAPWWNYFFLYDGSKVREEGDPTSAGICYFHPRQTLPDQQELLCGQVAGAVRCVAEISGAPPSLIRLRKLKFAVRVDGDHLWVLGCAVELPDVSCRRFLEQVISLFTFYNGPVHHAYTAFSQEELNRQWDRYIEHIQKNTNDLHKIFNSLWNLDKNKVDPLLLLKAALILQTCQRSPHVLAGCILYKGLIVSTQLPPPLTAKVLLQGDESSGQAERGGEERREHGSPLPQGVRIIPVFLTEDEVSVLRDFPVEWMTRSPMSPASLRGETNAPGAQATSESTGIQGNQDLNDISVQESPEQASSTSTAADGVRSGSLADTGALKSFPKMEARAKNSPAAELSCPDNRRSELGGKASFSSDRPVKELPSPSRLRAAEHAQTTGPYLEGFSFPNPYAQERQSTGESLEDSDVKRYSSQSRPADSASPSVCSPAQELSRRKSSERDREGTLSHTSVSAESSGATGGNRGADCPATGVRSELRSRRELPAAGVQESLPSDPAGSTARPGAGESGWPRVGTRGAQGGAETSGHCRPVTMSLYVHCIKGLVLSLLAEDHLRDDQSSIEDVYHSSLASLNGLEVHLRETLPRDSVSSAKATYSFTHYDCIQNVLTANLPLTPGPLDRHFLRAATLIHSDFSQLPTASEMIIRNASTAMYACRNPVQETYFQQLGAPLRNSGVPNPHDSAFSLPGKAKQKLLKHGVNLL; encoded by the exons ACGCTCCCTgaccagcaggagctgctgtgcgGGCAGGTCGCCGGAGCGGTGCGCTGCGTGGCGGAGATTTCGGGAGCTCCTCCGAGCCTCATCCGCCTGAGGAAGCTCAAGTTCGCCGTTCGAGTGGACGGAGACCACCTGTGG GTGCTGGGCTGCGCTGTTGAGCTCCCTGACGTCAGCTGTAGACGGTTTCTGGAGCAGGTGATCAGCCTCTTCACGTTCTACAATGGACCTGTGCACCACGCTTACACG GCGTTTTCTCAGGAGGAACTGAACAGGCAGTGGGACAGATACATTGAACACATCCAGAAAAACACCAATGACCTCCACaagatttttaattctctctggAATCTGGACAAAAACAAG GTGGACCCACTGCTTTTACTGAAAGCAGCTCTCATCTTGCAGACTTGCCAGCGGTCTCCCCATGTCTTGGCAGGCTGTATTCTCTACAAAGGCTT GATTGTGAGCACCCAGCTGCCGCCTCCTCTCACGGCTAAAGTTCTCCTCCAGGGCGATGAGTCTTCAGGCCAG GCTGAGCGTGGAGGCGAGGAGCGGCGGGAGCACG GTTCTCCATTGCCGCAGGGTGTCCGTATCATCCCCGTGTTCCTAACAGAAGACGAAGTCTCAGTGCTCCGAGACTTCCCAGTGGAGTGGATGACGAG GTCGCCCATGTCCCCAGCAAGCCTTAGAGGAGAGACGAATGCTCCTGGCGCCCAGGCAACTTCAGAATCAACAGGAATTCAAGGAAACCAAGACCTGAACGATATCTCTGTGCAGGAGTCCCCTGAGCAAGCTTCGAGCACATCCACAGCAGCAGATGGTGTGCGGTCAGGCAGCCTCGCAGACACAGGTGCTCTGAAGAGCTTCCCCAAGATGGAAGCCAGGGCAAAGAATTCCCCAGCTGCAGAACTGAGCTGCCCGGACAACAGGAGGTCAGAGCTCGGTGGAAAAGCGTCCTTCTCATCGGACAGACCCGTGAAAGAGCTGCCGAGCCCTTCCAGACTGCGTGCTGCTGAACACGCTCAGACCACAGGTCCATATCTGGAAGGCTTCTCCTTCCCAAACCCCTACGcgcaggagaggcagagcacGGGGGAATCTCTTGAGGACTCTGACGTCAAACGGTACAGTTCCCAGAGCCGTCCTGCAGACAGCGCCAGTCCATCTGTTTGCTCTCCTgcccaggagctgagcagaaggAAGTCAAGTGAACGAGACAGGGAAGGGACTCTGAGCCACACGAGCgtctctgcagaaagcagtggtGCAACTGGTGGTAACCGGGGTGCGGATTGTCCAGCCACTGGTGTACGGTCAGAGCTCAGAAGCAGGCGtgagctgccagctgcaggcgTGCAGGAGAGCCTGCCCAGTGAcccagcagggagcacagcccgTCCCGGGGCGGGGGAGAGCGGCTGGCCCCGGGTGGGCACTCGGGGAGCCCAGGGTGGTGCGGAGACCAGCGGGCACTGCAGACCAGTTACGATGAGCCTGTACGTCCACTGCATCAAGGGGCTCgtgctctccctgctggctgAAGATCACCTCAGAGATGACCAGAGCTCGATCGAAGATGTG TACCACAGCAGCCTGGCTTCTCTGAATGGCCTCGAAGTTCACCTGAGGGAGACTTTGCCCAGAGACTCTGTGTCCTCAGCCAAGGCGACCTACAGCTTCACGCACTACGACTGCATCCAGAACGTGCTCACAG CCAACCTGCCCCTTACACCTGGCCCCCTGGATCGGCACTTCCTGAGGGCTGCCACACTGATCCACTCGGACTTCAGTCAGCTTCCGACTGCCTCCGAAATGATAATTAG GAACGCCTCCACGGCCATGTACGCCTGCCGGAACCCCGTCCAGGAAACCTACTTCCAGCAGCTGGGTGCTCCGCTCCGCAACTCGGGCGTTCCCAACCCTCACGACAGTGCGTTTAGCTTGCCAGGCAAGGccaagcagaagctgctgaagcACGGAGTGAATCTACTTTGA